The genomic region GATGCCAATAACCTCGGGCATCTCGGACGAGATGATCACCACCGACACGCCTTCGGCAGCCAGAGCGGCGATGAAGTGATAGATCTGCTGTTTGGTGCCCACGTCGATGCCGCGCGTTGGTTCATCAATGATGACAATGCGCGGCTCGCTCTCCATCACCTTGGCCAGCAGCAGTTTTTGCTGGTTGCCGCCGGACATGTCGCCCACCTTGATATTTGCGTCACGGGTGCGGATGTCAAAACGACGGATGGCGCGTTCCAGCGCCGCCTCCTCGGCGGCAACATCCAGCCCAAAGCGGCGAATGAATTTAGGCAGCGAAAACAGCGTCAGATTGGGCCGCATCTGCTTGTCCAGCAACAGACCTTTGGCTTTGCGATCCTTGGTCAGATAGGCCAGCCCGGCATCGCGGGCTTCCGCCACATCGGCAAATCGGGTCTCGACCCCATCAACCAGGATCTGCCCCGATGCGATCGGCTCCAGCCCGCAGATTGCCTCAAATACCGCGCTGCGACCGGCGCCGATCAACCCCGAAAACCCCAGAATTTCGCCCTGACGAAGGTCGAACGAAACATCGTGAACACCCTTGGCGCAGAGATCACGAACCTCCAGCACCCGCACAGCATCGACATCGGCCTCATGCATCGGCGGGTACAGATCAGACAACTCGCGTCCGACCATCATCTGCGCCATCGCATCCGGGGTCAGCAACTCGGCCTTTTGCGAGCCAATCCACTGGCCGTCGCGCAGGATGGTGACGCGATCCGCAATCTGCTTCACCTCAGAGAGCTTATGGGACACAAAAACAATGGCAACACCCTTGGACTTGAGCCGCTCAACCTGGCGGAAAAACAATTCTGTCTCAGCCTCGGTCAACACTGCGGTGGGTTCATCCATGATCAGGACACGGGCATTGCGGCTAATGGCCTTGGCCACCTCAACCATCTGCTTTTCAGCAATGGACAGGTCCGAAATTCGGGCCGAGGGTGAGATATCAACGCCAATATCCTGCAAGTACCCAGACACTTTTTCGCGCATCTTGTCGCGCTGCAACAACCCGCGGTGGGTCAACTCACGGCCCAGAAAGATGTTTTCCTCAACCGTCATCTGCTCGGCCAGGTTCAACTCCTGATGGATCAGCACAATCCCCAGCGTCTCGGCCTCGCCATCCGGCGGCAGCACCACCTCCACGCCGTCAAACAGAATGCGACCAGATGTCGGCGCGTGAAACCCTGACAGGATCTTCATCAGGGTCGACTTGCCAGCGCCATTTTCACCAATCAGTGCATGAACTTCGCCAGGGTGAATTTCCATGCTGACACTGAACAATACCGGCACAGCGCCAAATGACTTGCTGATATGGTCTGCCTTCAGAACCGTGGCCGTTTCTGGTGTCTCATCAAACATCATCATCCCCATCCCGCCGTTATGTAAGTGAGCGAGCCTGATTGTCGGATGTAAACCTTTTCATAACCCATGTAAACCTTTACATAAGGAGATGTAAACCTTTTCACATACAGACAATACCGTTATAGAATTGCTTAAACACTTGCAAAACAATGGCGAAAGCAGCCACAAGCACATCGTTTTTGAGGGTCAGGGAAATTGAAAGAAATGCCGGAAAGACCAGCGACTATCGAGGACGTGGCCAAGCTGGCTGGCGTCTCTATCGCGACGGTCAGCCGGGCGATTCGCAAGCCCGAGAAGGTTGCCGAGAGCACCCGCAAGAAAGTGACCGCCGCCATTGCCCGCACGGGATATATTGCCAATGCCATGGCGCAGAACCTGCGCATGCAGCGGTCGCAAATGGTGATGGTTCTGACCCAGTCCATTGCCGACCCCAATTTCCCCGGCATCCTGATCGGGTTGGAAAAGGCGGCCAATGACCGCGGCTATGGGGTTTTGATCGGCAATACCGAAGGCACCATCTCGCTGGAGGAAAACCACATGCGGTTCCTGGCCTCGGGTATGGTAGATGGGCTCATCCTGCTGACCGGACACCTGCCCGTTGCCGGCCGTCCCAACAGCCCACCCTCGGCACTGCCGCAAATGGTTGCCGCCAGTTGCCCCGTCAGTTGCCCCGCCAGCCGCACTGACCTTCCCTATGTTGGGGTTGATGACGTTGCGGCGTCAAAAATGGCCACCGAATATCTGATATCTCTGGGCCACCGATCCATTGCCTACATCGCCGGCGGCAGCAGCGACGCGGTGTCGGATCTGCGTCTGGATGGCTACTGCAAGGGGCTTGCCGAGGCCGCCGATCCGCTGCCGGTCTGGCGGGTTGACGGCGATGGATCCAGCGAGGGCGGCCGCGCTGCGGTAGAGCGGTTGTTCATCAAAGATACGCTGCCGACTGCCTTTTTCTGCTACAATGACGACACTGCAATTGGCGTGATCAGCGCCTTGAAACTGCGCGGCTACCGCATTCCCGAAGATTTCTCGGTGATCGGTTTTGACGACATCCCCTTTGCCAACAACATTACCCCGGCGCTGACCACAATCCGCCAACCGCGCACCCGGATTGGCGAACTGGCGATGGGGCAATTGCTGGACCGCCTTGCAGGCAGCGACGATAAAACACTGGAAACCCTGCTACACGGCGATCTTGTTGTCCGCGAAAGCTGCGGCCCCGCCCCTATTCGGCGCAGCCGCTAGCCGCCTTGAAGGTGCGCAACACATGGCGGGTGGCCTGAACCAACGGGTCATGTGTCTCTTTCAGAATTGCCACCCGATCAAACCGCGACGGATCGCGGTTCACTGCGTCGCGCAGAGCTGCGCCAAACACCATGCGCAGCTCGGTGCCGATATTGAACTTGCAGACCTTTGACCCCCGCGCCAGTGCCCGGCGTTGAAACTCGGGCACGCCAGAGCCGCCGTGGATCACCAGCGGCACAGTTGTCACCGCTTCGATGGAGCGAATGCGGGCCTCGTCCAGCCCACCTTCTTTGTCCTGTTGCAGGTGAACATTGCCCACCGAAATCGCCATCGCGTCAACACCGGTCTCGCGGGCAAATTTTGCAGCTTCGTCTGGGTCGGTGCCGGCGGACCCTTCACCACCGCTATAGCCAACGAAACCAATCTCGCCCTCACAGGACACCCCCGCCGCATGGGCCATTTCAACAATGGCGGCAGTATCGTCGATGTTCTGCGACAGCGATGTGCGTGATCCGTCGAACATCACCGAGGTAAAGCCGCTTTCAATCGCCACACGGCAGTCGTCGGCGGTGTAACCGTGATCCAGATGCGCCACTACGGGAACCGAGGCCTGCTCGGCCAGATGCCGAAACATCTTGCCCAGCACAGGCAGTGGCGTGTGATCACGGCAAGACGGGCCAGCCTGCAAAATAACCGCCACGTTTTCAGCCTCGGCTGCGGCCACATAGGCGCGCATTTCCTCCCAGCCCAATGTCACCAA from Parasedimentitalea psychrophila harbors:
- a CDS encoding sugar ABC transporter ATP-binding protein yields the protein MFDETPETATVLKADHISKSFGAVPVLFSVSMEIHPGEVHALIGENGAGKSTLMKILSGFHAPTSGRILFDGVEVVLPPDGEAETLGIVLIHQELNLAEQMTVEENIFLGRELTHRGLLQRDKMREKVSGYLQDIGVDISPSARISDLSIAEKQMVEVAKAISRNARVLIMDEPTAVLTEAETELFFRQVERLKSKGVAIVFVSHKLSEVKQIADRVTILRDGQWIGSQKAELLTPDAMAQMMVGRELSDLYPPMHEADVDAVRVLEVRDLCAKGVHDVSFDLRQGEILGFSGLIGAGRSAVFEAICGLEPIASGQILVDGVETRFADVAEARDAGLAYLTKDRKAKGLLLDKQMRPNLTLFSLPKFIRRFGLDVAAEEAALERAIRRFDIRTRDANIKVGDMSGGNQQKLLLAKVMESEPRIVIIDEPTRGIDVGTKQQIYHFIAALAAEGVSVVIISSEMPEVIGISHRVVVMREGQVMGVLTGDDINENEIVRYAAGLKRESKG
- a CDS encoding class II fructose-bisphosphate aldolase, giving the protein MTLVTLADVLQPALKNNYAVAGLVTLGWEEMRAYVAAAEAENVAVILQAGPSCRDHTPLPVLGKMFRHLAEQASVPVVAHLDHGYTADDCRVAIESGFTSVMFDGSRTSLSQNIDDTAAIVEMAHAAGVSCEGEIGFVGYSGGEGSAGTDPDEAAKFARETGVDAMAISVGNVHLQQDKEGGLDEARIRSIEAVTTVPLVIHGGSGVPEFQRRALARGSKVCKFNIGTELRMVFGAALRDAVNRDPSRFDRVAILKETHDPLVQATRHVLRTFKAASGCAE
- a CDS encoding LacI family DNA-binding transcriptional regulator; this translates as MPERPATIEDVAKLAGVSIATVSRAIRKPEKVAESTRKKVTAAIARTGYIANAMAQNLRMQRSQMVMVLTQSIADPNFPGILIGLEKAANDRGYGVLIGNTEGTISLEENHMRFLASGMVDGLILLTGHLPVAGRPNSPPSALPQMVAASCPVSCPASRTDLPYVGVDDVAASKMATEYLISLGHRSIAYIAGGSSDAVSDLRLDGYCKGLAEAADPLPVWRVDGDGSSEGGRAAVERLFIKDTLPTAFFCYNDDTAIGVISALKLRGYRIPEDFSVIGFDDIPFANNITPALTTIRQPRTRIGELAMGQLLDRLAGSDDKTLETLLHGDLVVRESCGPAPIRRSR